In one window of Primulina tabacum isolate GXHZ01 chromosome 8, ASM2559414v2, whole genome shotgun sequence DNA:
- the LOC142554200 gene encoding thaumatin-like protein 1 — protein sequence MESNDSPVDFSLLKLYSTFILSIFLLFSSGVRGTTFTFVNKCEVTVWPGILANAGGPKLDSTGFQLPPDSSRTLISPAGWSGRFWGRTECEFSDSGTGSCKTGDCGSGQPECRGSGAAPPVTLAEFTLGTGGLDFYDVSLVDGYNLPMIVEATGGSGMCASTGCVTDLNRVCPSELRVGNGAACRSACEAFGSPKYCCSAEFNSPSSCKPTVYSQMFKSACPRSYSYAYDDPTSTFTCTGADYTVTFCPSTSSQKSSKDPTPTTSTTTPATENGDGSLQGSDKGYGISVTGMDPGSDPISASESTPDEGSWLAGLAMGVSSGVVHSPSTLHSGAIFIFFSLVSFFCL from the exons ATGGAAAGCAACGACAGTCCTGTGGATTTTTCCTTGTTAAAGTTGTATTCGACTTTCATCCTCAgcatctttcttcttttttcttcag GAGTACGTGGAACTACATTCACGTTTGTGAACAAATGCGAGGTTACAGTGTGGCCTGGTATACTAGCAAACGCCGGCGGTCCTAAACTTGATAGCACAGGGTTTCAGCTCCCCCCAGACTCCTCCCGCACATTGATTTCCCCCGCCGGCTGGTCTGGCCGGTTCTGGGGACGAACAGAGTGCGAATTCTCCGATTCCGGAACAGGATCTTGCAAGACCGGCGACTGCGGGTCCGGTCAGCCAGAATGCCGCGGGTCCGGGGCTGCACCGCCCGTCACATTGGCAGAGTTCACCCTCGGAACCGGCGGTCTAGACTTCTACGACGTAAGTCTAGTCGACGGCTACAATTTGCCTATGATAGTTGAAGCCACCGGCGGTTCGGGCATGTGCGCTTCCACCGGCTGCGTGACAGATCTTAACCGAGTCTGCCCGTCGGAGCTACGAGTTGGAAATGGGGCAGCTTGTAGGAGCGCGTGTGAGGCTTTCGGGAGCCCTAAGTACTGTTGCAGCGCCGAGTTTAACTCGCCCTCGTCGTGCAAGCCGACGGTTTACTCACAGATGTTTAAGTCTGCTTGTCCCAGATCCTATAGCTATGCTTATGATGATCCCACGAGCACTTTCACTTGCACTGGTGCTGATTATACTGTGACATTTTGCCCCTCCACGTCAAG TCAGAAATCTTCCAAAGATCCAACTCCAACAACGTCAACCACTACACCAGCAACTGAGAATGGCGATGGATCTCTACAGGGTTCGGATAAAGGGTACGGAATCAGTGTGACCGGAATGGATCCAGGCTCTGATCCGATATCCGCATCCGAGTCTACTCCGGACGAGGGATCATGGTTGGCTGGTTTAGCCATGGGGGTTTCATCTGGGGTCGTCCATTCTCCATCAACTTTGCATTCTGGTGCtatctttattttcttttcattGGTTTCCTTTTTTTGTTTGTAG
- the LOC142552562 gene encoding uncharacterized protein LOC142552562 gives MGAEISKQIKRRKAVAGEKKILSDMLHGQGSEFPGSDYVPSDRANWMSLFNPDEIEINQIVWPGTHNSATNDIGIPLVTRPLAQCQSLSVYQQLRIGTRVLDIRVQEERLVCHGILVSYSVDVVFNDVKKFLNETCSEIIILEIRTEYGHKDPPDFDIYLEEHLGEFLIPQDDQVFSKTISQLMPGRVICVWKPREPSEPKAGSQLWGSGYLTDNWTDTDLPWTKFESNIKYLKMQEPVVERRHFYRVENTATPQADNPIMCVKPVTDRIHPYSRLFISQCFVRGLGERLQVFSTDFIDEDFVDACVGLTSARLQGKA, from the coding sequence ATGGGAGCTGAGATTTCCAAGCAAATCAAGCGGAGAAAAGCTGTCGCCGGAGAGAAGAAAATCTTGTCTGACATGTTACATGGCCAAGGATCGGAATTTCCGGGTTCCGATTACGTTCCGTCGGACCGTGCAAACTGGATGTCTCTTTTCAACCCGGATGAAATCGAGATCAACCAGATTGTATGGCCCGGAACCCACAATTCAGCCACCAACGATATCGGGATTCCTCTTGTCACACGACCCTTGGCACAATGTCAGTCTCTCTCAGTCTACCAGCAGCTGAGAATCGGCACTCGGGTACTCGATATTCGGGTACAAGAAGAACGCCTGGTGTGCCATGGAATCCTTGTGTCTTACAGCGTTGATGTCGTTTTCAATGATGTTAAGAAGTTTCTAAACGAGACGTGTTCCGAGATCATCATCCTGGAAATCCGAACCGAATACGGACACAAAGACCCGCCGGATTTCGATATATATTTGGAAGAACACCTCGGAGAGTTCTTGATCCCTCAAGACGATCAGGTTTTTAGCAAAACGATATCCCAGTTGATGCCGGGACGGGTCATTTGCGTGTGGAAGCCGAGGGAACCATCGGAACCGAAGGCCGGCTCCCAGTTATGGGGTTCGGGTTACTTGACCGATAACTGGACCGATACCGATCTGCCGTGGACGAAATTTGAGAGCAACATCAAGTATTTGAAAATGCAGGAGCCGGTGGTGGAGAGGCGACACTTTTATCGAGTCGAGAACACAGCTACGCCACAGGCCGATAATCCGATTATGTGCGTGAAGCCGGTGACAGATCGGATCCACCCGTATTCAAGGTTGTTTATATCTCAGTGTTTCGTGCGAGGGTTAGGCGAGAGGCTGCAGGTCTTCTCGACTGATTTTATTGATGAGGATTTTGTTGATGCATGTGTGGGGCTTACGAGTGCAAGGCTTCAAGGAAAAGCTTGA
- the LOC142554201 gene encoding serine/threonine-protein kinase-like protein At3g51990, with protein MKVATDIARMLGAFHDKGLVHGGVNSKYIMVDKEICPVVFDFRLLSYCEDREEFEQHVGKLYYFHCKHLYGPPWSMKHDIFAYGILLLELINKNKYPVFKMSTLMEE; from the exons ATGAAGGTGGCAACTGATATCGCAAGAATGTTGGGAGCATTTCATGACAAGGGACTTGTCCATGGTGGTGTCAATTCTAAATATATCATGGTGGATAAG GAGATATGTCCGGTGGTGTTTGACTTTAGGTTACTCTCATATTGCGAAGACCGGGAGGAATTTGAACAGCATGTTGGGAAGCTTTACTATTTTCATTGCAAACATCTGTATG GCCCTCCTTGGTCGATGAAGCATGATATTTTTGCTTATGGTATTCTACTTCTGGAGCTCATCAACAAAAACAAGTACCCTGTGTTTAAGATGTCCACATTGATGgaagaataa
- the LOC142554787 gene encoding uncharacterized protein LOC142554787 produces MGDEGKKSEIGTNQSDPLILQQSDHPGLVLFSKLFDGSNYGQWSRAMRIALSAKNKIGIINGTIKAPEAEDDKFPAFEHCNHMVLSWILNAVHPDIAESIIYAESALDVWNDLYDRFSQGNDARVFEIRREIVEHRQGHQSISIYYTKLKALWDELGSYHDPIACHCGGVKGILEREEKEKVMQFLMGLNDSFSTVCDSILLMNPLPETPKVHALILQHERQNEIAANRDTTGYNANFAQQKMQIQGRQVKETESYRSTASDKLLKCSHCELDGHTVDRCFYIHGFPPGHRYHGKNVKPKGKKNIKPPSISNVETKQFTAKEYDQIMMLLHKENGNNEPPINTSGNNSISSHNVWILDSGASDHVSKNRPSGNESAAKYPTVQLPNGGYAQIKSVGTMNLCNDMSVDDVLYVPNFKVNLLSISKLTRALNCSVTFYPHFCVLQDSTTKNMIGLGRQSYLCFATNIHPTHKFAAQSQRCVFLGYPSGQKRYLVYDFTERKLLTSRDVVFHENIFPYSTMHNNDQDNTLVLPKPIEIDEEVISTTSRTKNNWIAPNIPTNFEPQSTATNHFEPPDQPDLEATSVVTKTRTIPETTLRQSTRQRRVPSHLQDYHVNHTLPAIDSSLPVGSGTKHPISRYVSYSNISRAHRSFIHVVSRVLEPETYEQACKDPKWIEAMKAELSALEANKTWSLVPLPSMCRPIGCKWMFKIKFNSNGTIERYKARLVAKGFTQREGIDYHETFAPVANLTTFRCLLALASIHGWELYQMDVQNAFLHGNLTEEVYMHPPPGFLRQGESLVVDFINLYMD; encoded by the exons ATGGGAGATGAAGGCAAGAAATCGGAGATCGGAACAAACCAATCTGATCCACTAATCTTACAACAATCCGATCATCCCGGTTTGGTTCTTTTCTCCAAATTATTCGATGGGAGCAACTACGGGCAGTGGAGTCGTGCAATGCGCATAGCCTTGAGTGCTAAAAACAAAATCGGAATCATCAATGGGACAATCAAAGCACCGGAGGCTGAAGACGACAAGTTTCCGGCATTTGAACATTGCAATCATATGGTATTATCGTGGATCCTCAATGCCGTTCATCCCGATATTGCCGAAAGCATCATTTATGCTGAATCTGCACTTGATGTTTGGAATGATTTATATGACAGATTCTCACAAGGAAATGATGCTCGTGTCTTTGAGATTCGCCGCGAGATAGTGGAACACCGACAAGGACACCAATCTATATCAATTTACTACACCAAACTGAAGGCTCTATGGGATGAGTTGGGCTCCTATCATGATCCAATTGCTTGCCACTGCGGAGGtgtcaaaggaattctcgaaaGAGAAGAGAAAGAAAAAGTCATGCAATTTCTCATGGGATTAAATGATTCTTTTTCCACCGTCTGTGATTCAATACTTTTGATGAATCCTCTACCTGAGACCCCCAAAGTTCATGCTCTTATATTGCAGCACGAGAGACAAAACGAAATTGCTGCCAATCGAGATACTACTGGATATAATGCAAATTTTGCTCAACAAAAGATGCAAATTCAGGGTCGGCAAGTAAAAGAAACTGAGTCTTATCGATCGACTGCTAGCGACAAACTACTGAAATGCTCTCATTGTGAATTAGACGGGCATACTGTTGATCGATGTTTTTATATTCATGGGTTTCCACCTGGACACCGATATCATGGCAAAAATGTCAAACCAAAGGGAAAGAAAAACATTAAGCCCCCATCCATTTCCAACGTGGAAACCAAACAATTCACTGCTAAGGAATATGATCAAATTATGATGCTCCTTCACAAAGAAAATGGTAACAACGAACCCCCTATTAATACTTCAGGTAACAACTCCATTTCCAGTCATAATGTGTGGATTCTAGACAGCGGTGCCTCCGATCATGTATCAAAAAATCGGCCTAGTGGAAATGAATCGGCCGCTAAATATCCCACTGTGCAACTACCAAATGGAGGATATGCACAAATCAAATCTGTTGGAACCATGAATTTATGCAATGATATGAGTGTTGATGATGTGCTTTATGTCCCGAATTTCAAAGTTAACTTACTTTCCATTAGCAAACTCACACGAGCCTTAAATTGTAGTGTGACATTTTATCCTCATTTTTGCGTGTTGCAGGATTCAACTACGAAGAATATGATTGGGCTGGGCAGGCAGA GCTACCTATGTTTTGCCACAAATATCCATCCTACTCACAAATTTGCTGCCCAATCACAACGATGTGTTTTTCTTGGGTACCCATCAGGGCAAAAAAGATATCTTGTTTATGATTTCACAGAAAGAAAATTACTCACCTCACGAGATGTtgtttttcatgaaaatattttcccaTACTCCACCATGCATAATAATGATCAAGACAACACACTAGTTTTGCCCAAACCAATAGAAATAGATGAAGAGGTCATCTCCACTACTTCACGCACAAAAAACAACTGGATTGCTCCCAATATCCCCACTAATTTTGAACCACAATCAACCGCAACAAATCATTTTGAACCACCTGATCAACCAGATCTTGAAGCAACATCTGTAGTGACCAAAACTCGAACAATCCCTGAGACAACACTTCGACAATCCACTCGTCAAAGACGTGTACCATCTCACCTCCAAGATTATCATGTCAACCATACTCTTCCTGCTATAGACTCATCTCTTCCAGTTGGATCTGGCACCAAACATCCAATATCCAGGTATGTGTCCTACTCCAATATTTCTCGGGCTCATCGTTCCTTTATCCATGTTGTTTCACGTGTGTTAGAACCAGAAACATATGAGCAAGCATGCAAGGATCCAAAATGGATTGAGGCGATGAAGGCTGAACTTTCAGCACTAGAAGCAAACAAGACTTGGTCTCTCGTCCCTCTTCCCTCGATGTGTCGTCCCATTGGATGTAAATGGATGTTCAAGATCAAATTTAACTCTAATGGGACTATCGAGCGATACAAAGCCCGCCTTGTTGCCAAAGGATTCACCCAACGAGAAGGCATTGATTATCATGAGACCTTTGCCCCCGTCGCAAATCTCACCACATTTCGTTGTCTTCTTGCTCTTGCCTCTATTCATGGTTGGGAACTTTACCAAATGGATGTTCAAAATGCCTTTTTACATGGAAATCTCACCGAGGAAGTATATATGCACCCTCCTCCAGGTTTTCTTCGACAGGGGGAGTCACTTGTTGTCGACTTCATAAATCTTTATATGGATTAA
- the LOC142552561 gene encoding auxin transporter-like protein 5, translated as MASSDKVVETVMVGNYVEMETEGKPRDIKSQVSKLFWHGGSAYDAWFSCASNQVAQVLLTLPYSFSQLGMLSGILFQLFYGLMGSWTAYLICILYLEYRTRKEREKVDFRNHVVQWFEVLDGLLGKHWRNVGLAFNCTFLLFGSVIQLIACASNIYYINDNLDKRTWTYIFGACCATTVFIPSFHNYRIWSFLGLLMTTYTAWYLTIASLLHGQVEGVKHSGPNKLVLYFTGATNILYTFGGHAVTVEIMHAMWKPQKFKAIYLIATVYVLTLTLPSASAVYWAFGDLLLNHSNAFALLPKSPFRDMAVILMLIHQFITFGFACTPLYFVWEKAIGLHECKSLCKRAASRLPVVVPIWFLAIIFPFFGPINSTVGSLLVSFTVYVIPALAHIFTFRSSAARENAVEQPPKYFGRWVGTYIINIFVVIWVLIVGFGFGGWASMTNFIHQIDTFGLFTKCYQCQPHHLPPHPANATAPLPPPPANITHLPPL; from the exons ATGGCGTCCTCCGATAAGGTGGTGGAGACTGTCATGGTGGGAAACTATGTAGAAATGGAGACCGAAGGGAAACCAAGAGATATCAAGTCTCAAGTTTCCAAGCTCTTCTGGCATGGCGGCTCCGCTTACGATGCCTGGTTCAGCTGTGCTTCCAACCAG GTGGCTCAAGTGTTGCTTACATTGCCATATTCATTCTCGCAACTGGGAATGCTTTCAGGGATTCTGTTTCAGCTTTTCTACGGCCTGATGGGAAGCTGGACGGCTTATTTGATCTGCATCCTCTACCTGGAATACAGAACCaggaaagaaagagagaaagtTGATTTCAGGAATCATGT TGTGCAGTGGTTTGAAGTTCTTGACGGGCTCCTCGGAAAACACTGGAGGAACGTGGGCTTGGCGTTTAACTGcacttttcttctgtttggatcCGTGATTCAGCTTATAGCCTGCGCGAG caatatatatTACATAAATGACAATCTGGACAAGAGAACATGGACGTATATATTTGGGGCATGTTGTGCTACCACAGTGTTCATTCCTTCGTTCCACAATTATAGAATATGGTCTTTTCTCGGCTTGCTGATGACCACTTATACAGCGTGGTATCTCACTATTGCATCCTTACTCCATGGACAG GTAGAGGGTGTGAAGCATTCGGGTCCAAACAAGTTGGTGCTATATTTCACGGGGGCCACCAACATTCTCTACACATTTGGGGGACATGCCGTAACTGT AGAGATAATGCATGCAATGTGGAAGCCACAAAAATTCAAGGCCATATATTTGATAGCCACCGTATATGTGCTGACCCTGACACTCCCCTCGGCCTCGGCAGTGTACTGGGCTTTCGGAGATTTGCTTCTCAATCACTCCAATGCATTTGCCCTTCTCCCAAAGTCTCCTTTCAGGGACATGGCCGTCATTTTGATGCTCATCCATCag TTTATAACGTTCGGGTTCGCATGTACGCCATTGTATTTCGTGTGGGAGAAGGCGATCGGCCTGCATGAATGCAAGAGCTTGTGCAAGAGGGCTGCCTCGAGATTGCCCGTGGTGGTGCCGATATGGTTCTTGGCCATCATCTTCCCGTTTTTCGGGCCCATCAACTCCACCGTCGGGTCGCTTCTTGTCAGCTTCACCGTCTATGTCATCCCGGCTTTGGCTCACATTTTCACCTTCAGATCATCTGCTGCCCGAGAG AATGCAGTGGAGCAGCCTCCAAAGTACTTTGGAAGATGGGTTGGGACATACATTATCAATATATTTGTGGTCATATGGGTTTTAATAGTTGGTTTTGGGTTCGGAGGATGGGCTagcatgacaaattttattcaTCAAATCGACACCTTTGGGCTCTTCACAAAGTGCTACCAATGTCAACCTCATCACTTGCCGCCACACCCGGCCAACGCCACCGCTCCTCTTCCACCTCCGCCGGCCAACATCACCCATCTTCCTCCCCTTTAA
- the LOC142554198 gene encoding serine/threonine-protein kinase-like protein ACR4 produces MKFRWGGNSVLFRDQNLVFLMFFSCLCGKVSSLGSMSSIAISYGENGPVFCGIKYDGSHSASCYGSNSAIVRATPNHSAFLGLTAGNGFVCGLEMDSNQPFCWGSTPFIPMGVPQPMVKNSEYLEISAGDHHLCGLKKPLGGKLRNSSLIDCWGYNMTKSYDIDGQIQSISAGSEFNCGLFAQNRSVFCWGDETGSKVISLIPRELKFWKIAAGGFHVCGILEGVNSRVICWGRSLDLEEEISVGSVINSGQLNVDLSPEDSMLSVVGGRFHACGIRSNDRGVVCWGYSVERSTPPPNGVKLYEIAAGDYFTCGVLAESSLLPVCWGEGFPSALPLAVSPGVCKPAPCSKGFYEFNNASSPCKSSGSHICLPCSSGCPNEMYQISECSLTSDRQCGYNCSSCGSYECHSNCSTAVKSGGRNEKLWSMQLPIIFAEILFAVFLVCAVSLTSVLYIRYKLRNCRCSVKSKKTSGKGSFHKDNGKIRPELDELKIRRAQKFTYEELEKAADSFKEEALVGKGSFSCVFKGVLKDGTVVAVKRAIVSPDMKNSKEFHTELDLLSRLNHAHLLNLLGYCEDGGERLLVYEFMANGSLHQHLHGKNQELKEQLDWVRRVTIAVQAARGIEYLHGYACPPVIHRDIKSSNILIDEEHNARVSDFGLSLLGPTNSSSPLAELPAGTLGYLDPEYYRLHYLTTKSDVYSFGVLLLEILSGRKAIDLQYEEGNIVEWAVPLIKAGEIESVLDPVLKPPVELEALKRIAIVASKCVRMRGKERPSMDKVTTGLERALALLMGSPCNEQPILPTEVVLGSSRMHNKSSQRSGNRSTSETDGADTEDQRIEFRAPSWITFPSVASSQRRKSSVSDSDLDGKNLQEARNACNSTGVVDGLRSLVEEIGPASPQEHLYLQHNF; encoded by the coding sequence ATGAAGTTCCGGTGGGGTGGAAATTCCGTGCTTTTTCGTGATCAGAACTTGGTTTTCCTGATGTTTTTTTCCTGTTTATGTGGCAAAGTTTCGAGCTTGGGATCAATGTCGTCCATCGCCATTTCTTATGGCGAAAATGGACCTGTTTTCTGTGGGATAAAGTATGATGGTTCCCACTCAGCTAGTTGCTATGGCTCCAACTCGGCTATAGTTCGTGCTACTCCGAATCATTCGGCTTTTCTTGGTTTGACAGCTGGAAATGGATTTGTTTGCGGTCTTGAGATGGATTCGAATCAACCCTTTTGCTGGGGGAGTACGCCGTTTATTCCAATGGGGGTCCCTCAACCAATGGTCAAGAATTCAGAGTACTTGGAAATTAGTGCTGGGGATCATCACTTGTGCGGTTTGAAAAAACCCTTGGGGGGAAAGTTGAGAAACTCTTCGTTAATTGATTGTTGGGGTTACAATATGACCAAAAGTTACGACATTGATGGGCAGATCCAGTCTATTTCTGCAGGCTCGGAGTTTAATTGTGGTTTGTTTGCTCAGAATAGGAGCGTCTTTTGCTGGGGTGATGAGACTGGAAGTAAAGTGATTTCGTTGATTCCCAGGGAGTTGAAGTTCTGGAAGATTGCAGCTGGGGGGTTTCACGTTTGTGGAATTTTGGAAGGGGTGAATTCGAGAGTGATTTGTTGGGGTAGGAGCTTGGATCTCGAAGAAGAAATTTCTGTTGGTTCTGTGATAAATTCTGGGCAGCTGAATGTGGATTTGTCTCCTGAGGATTCTATGCTTTCTGTAGTTGGGGGAAGGTTTCATGCTTGTGGGATAAGAAGTAATGATAGAGGAGTCGTTTGTTGGGGTTATAGCGTCGAAAGAAGCACGCCGCCGCCTAATGGTGTTAAACTTTATGAGATTGCAGCTGGGGATTACTTCACTTGTGGAGTTCTGGCTGAGTCTTCTCTCTTGCCTGTTTGTTGGGGTGAAGGTTTTCCTTCAGCCCTGCCATTGGCTGTTTCGCCCGGTGTCTGCAAGCCTGCGCCTTGTTCGAAGGGTTTTTACGAGTTCAACAATGCGAGTTCCCCTTGCAAGTCTTCCGGATCCCACATTTGTTTGCCTTGTAGCAGTGGCTGTCCCAATGAAATGTATCAGATTTCTGAGTGCAGTTTGACATCAGATAGGCAATGTGGTTATAATTGTTCAAGTTGCGGCTCATATGAGTGCCATTCCAACTGCTCAACTGCTGTTAAGTCTGGAGGAAGGAATGAAAAGTTGTGGTCGATGCAGTTGCCCATAATTTTTGCTGAGATATTGTTTGCTGTGTTCTTGGTATGTGCTGTATCTCTGACTTCAGTTCTTTATATTAGATACAAGTTAAGAAACTGTAGGTGCTCTGTTAAGTCCAAGAAAACTAGTGGGAAAGGTTCTTTTCATAAGGATAATGGGAAAATTAGGCCTGAATTAGATGAGCTAAAGATTAGGAGAGCTCAGAAGTTTACTTACGAAGAGCTTGAGAAAGCTGCGGATAGTTTTAAGGAAGAAGCTTTGGTCGGTAAGGGTAGTTTTTCGTGCGTGTTCAAAGGGGTTTTGAAGGATGGTACAGTTGTTGCAGTCAAAAGGGCTATTGTATCTCCTGATATGAAGAACTCGAAAGAGTTCCATACAGAACTTGACTTGCTTTCAAGGCTAAATCATGCCCATTTACTGAATTTGCTCGGCTATTGTGAAGATGGAGGAGAGAGGCTTTTGGTTTACGAGTTTATGGCGAATGGTTCCTTGCATCAACATCTCCATGGTAAAAATCAAGAGCTAAAAGAGCAACTAGATTGGGTGAGAAGAGTGACTATTGCTGTCCAAGCGGCTCGTGGGATTGAATATCTACATGGTTATGCTTGTCCCCCGGTAATCCACAGggacataaaatcatcaaatattCTCATTGATGAAGAGCACAATGCCCGTGTCTCAGACTTTGGTCTGTCACTATTAGGGCCTACCAATAGTAGCTCCCCTTTGGCCGAATTGCCAGCAGGAACGCTCGGTTATCTAGATCCTGAGTACTATAGACTTCACTACCTCACGACCAAGTCTGATGTTTATAGCTTCGGTGTTCTACTGTTGGAAATCCTCAGTGGTCGAAAAGCCATCGACTTGCAGTATGAAGAAGGAAACATAGTTGAATGGGCTGTCCCTCTGATCAAAGCAGGTGAAATAGAAAGCGTTTTGGATCCAGTTTTGAAACCTCCAGTGGAACTTGAAGCTCTGAAACGTATAGCGATTGTCGCTAGCAAATGTGTGCGAATGAGAGGAAAAGAGAGGCCATCAATGGATAAAGTGACGACTGGTTTGGAGCGTGCCCTGGCTCTGCTAATGGGCAGCCCGTGTAATGAGCAGCCTATCTTGCCAACCGAGGTGGTTTTAGGAAGCAGCAGAATGCATAATAAGTCTTCTCAAAGATCCGGGAACCGGTCAACCTCAGAAACAGATGGAGCCGACACAGAGGATCAAAGAATCGAGTTTCGAGCCCCGTCATGGATCACTTTTCCTAGCGTTGCTTCTTCTCAAAGGAGgaaatcttctgtttctgacTCAGATCTTGATGGAAAGAACCTGCAGGAAGCAAGAAACGCGTGCAATAGCACCGGTGTTGTGGATGGATTGAGAAGTCTTGTGGAAGAGATCGGGCCAGCTTCTCCTCAAGAACATTTGTACTTGCAGCACAACTTCTAG